From Echinicola jeungdonensis, the proteins below share one genomic window:
- a CDS encoding cation diffusion facilitator family transporter — protein MNKAKRHWIIVSFVVSIILLIIKFYSFHITGSKAILTDALESIVNVVASGFAFYSIYLSAQPRDQNHPYGHGKIEFFSAGIEGVLIILAGIFIIYQSIIALVYPVELQMLPFGMVLVGASGLANGVLGKLLAQKGKEYHSLTLEADGKHLMTDAISSFVLILGVGVIYLTGYYILDSVFSMIFSMYIIYNGYILVRRSVAGLMDERNPASMEWAVKVLNQNRKNNWIDIHNMRVQQYGGDKHVDLHLTLPYYFELNQVHDEVENVEDVLEENMPGNVEVFVHADPCLPEKCCHYCQVKNCAVRKYPKSKKIIWNASNMSKNQKHYHELSDAL, from the coding sequence GTGAACAAAGCCAAAAGGCATTGGATAATCGTTTCTTTTGTGGTCAGTATCATATTGCTGATTATTAAGTTTTATTCTTTTCATATTACCGGATCAAAGGCCATTTTAACCGATGCCTTGGAAAGCATTGTTAATGTGGTGGCATCGGGTTTTGCCTTTTATAGTATATACCTGAGTGCTCAGCCAAGGGACCAGAACCATCCATATGGCCATGGGAAAATAGAGTTTTTCAGTGCCGGCATCGAAGGTGTTTTGATAATTTTGGCTGGTATTTTTATTATTTACCAGTCTATTATAGCCTTGGTTTATCCAGTTGAATTGCAGATGCTTCCATTTGGGATGGTATTAGTTGGAGCATCGGGTTTGGCCAATGGAGTGCTGGGGAAATTACTTGCCCAAAAGGGGAAAGAATACCACAGCCTTACCCTGGAAGCTGATGGTAAGCACCTGATGACTGATGCAATCAGCAGTTTTGTATTGATATTAGGGGTCGGGGTAATTTACCTTACAGGATATTATATATTAGACAGTGTTTTTTCCATGATTTTTTCCATGTATATCATTTATAATGGGTATATATTGGTAAGGAGATCGGTTGCTGGACTAATGGATGAACGCAACCCAGCATCCATGGAATGGGCTGTAAAAGTATTAAACCAGAATAGAAAGAATAACTGGATAGATATCCATAATATGAGGGTGCAACAATATGGAGGAGATAAGCATGTAGATCTCCACCTAACCCTTCCGTATTATTTCGAATTGAACCAAGTCCATGATGAAGTTGAAAATGTGGAAGATGTCCTTGAAGAAAACATGCCGGGCAATGTGGAAGTTTTTGTCCATGCAGATCCTTGTTTACCCGAAAAGTGCTGTCATTATTGCCAAGTCAAAAACTGCGCAGTGAGGAAGTATCCGAAAAGCAAAAAGATAATTTGGAATGCCAGCAATATGTCCAAAAATCAAAAGCATTATCATGAACTGAGTGATGCTCTGTAA